In the genome of Bacillus thuringiensis, the window TAACAACTACATGTGTCCTTGGAATAGGTCTCATTAGTTCTATTCTATTTTATATCATTACAGAAAACAGTATTAACATTAAAGTGTATACTACAAATTATTTGTTTTATGTAAGTGGACTGTTTGGCATCGGGTTAATTATTTGTATAATGGGTGCAATAAAGAGCTTAGGTCCAGCATATACGGTGCTAATTAGTCTTATTACTCAATTGGTCGTTGCATTATGCATTGATACATTCGGATTATTTGGAATGGAGAGCATGCCATTACAAATAAATAAATTAGTTGGTATAGGTTTATTAATTGTGGGAGTAGGGATTTTTAAAAATCTATTTTCGAATA includes:
- a CDS encoding DMT family transporter; the protein is MIGFSLAILAGILISLQSVFNAKVNENVGQWLTTTCVLGIGLISSILFYIITENSINIKVYTTNYLFYVSGLFGIGLIICIMGAIKSLGPAYTVLISLITQLVVALCIDTFGLFGMESMPLQINKLVGIGLLIVGVGIFKNLFSNKKAIHIRKDRV